The nucleotide sequence GCCTCTTTTCTCAACTCAGCAGAGCTCTTATCCGCGATAGATCAGATGACACTACCATCCCATGTACCCACACACAATGAGCGTGAAGAGGCAGCACAGATCCTGACAGACATGTCAGACCAGGGCCCTCCTCAGCATCCGCAGGCGCCTTACTCCTGCCTCTATCTACAGTGACTCCAAAAGACAACGCTCGCCCTGTTCAGTAACCGAAGGAGGCAAACGGCCGTAAGCGCAATCAAAGCAGAGAACTCAATATTAACCAGCATCTCTCAGAGtgattatatctataatgaCACCTAGATCTATCCATCGCACACAACTTACCGAACTAGCCTAGGATATGAACTGGACGGTCagtcaacaagaagatcttgTTTCGCATCCTCTGGGCAGCCGGTTCAAAGCAAGGATCCAAGAGCTTTAAACTGAGAACCCAGAGAGGGGCGAGATTGAGGCGCGGGTAGCTATCAATGACTCCGTTCACAGAGGTAGATGGATGTACTCATACGAGAACGAGGTCACGAGTATCCTGTGAAGAATTAGGAAACGTGATCGCGCTATCAGCTATCGCAGATCTTTGCCTCGGAGATATCCTCTTTATACATGACCTTGCATCTCATCTGGAGTCGGTAACCACACGCCCTCACAGATGTCATTGCTTCTATGGCCGACCCAGAAGACTTAGATACACGTTTACGTGAAAAGTCAGATGCCAGATATGTTTGTCTCGACGAGCGGGATCATCGAGCGAACCATGCCCTCGCCTCGATCATGCCAGGTAGCAATCTAACTATCTGGCATGATGGTATGCACACCAACGCAATTTGGGGAGCTGCCCGAATGGCACTCGGGCAAAGGAATACGATCAAATGCAGAAACATCGCCAGCGCGtcagagagacagagaatGAGGCCAAAAAGTAAGAGCGCACTCAACAGAAGGAGAGTTCCATGGATAGAATGATCCAACAAGTCGGGGTTCTTCTAAGATAACACTGGGCAGCACAGAGATCTGGACCAAGAACAGTCGGAAAAGCCAAGACCCAAGATCTCGAACAACGAAAAGCTCGACAATAATGCGGTTTATCACCTGGGAAAACGCATCATCACAAGACGCGATATTGCTGTCATAGACCCTTTTTTACCATCAATGCCGAGTTTACAACCGTAAGCCCAGCTCAAGCAGTCATCTCTGGATGCAGAGATAGAGAGAGGAAAACAAGCAGAAAGCGATGCGAAAATAAAAACGAAAACAGGAATTTTTCAATTATTGGATTCTAGCACGCTTGGTATTGCGACGAAGCTTTGCATAATAGAGTCGGAAAATTAGGAGTTTAAGAGCAAGACCTACCACTCCCAACTCGACAATCCCTGGTAAGATCCAGTTTGTAACAGTGACACCACTTCCATTAACTTTTTTTCCAGGGTTATGCTTTGGTTTCGGTCAATCTAGATCTATGCGATCCAAAGTCAGCACCAGGCATATCTCCTGAAGCAATCTCTTCGTCGATTGGTAGAGAGTTTATACGTGGAACAAGAACATGCTTTTCTAACAGCGTTTAGCAAATTACCTGGTACTCGCTGAGATTCACCTATCAATTGAGTCCACTAAcatactaggtaggtaagcaACCCAACAATCCCAAGGCAGCATTGCACTTCACTCAAAAGAGTCCACCAAGCATGCGCCGATAGTGTCAACAACGAAAGGGACAAGAAGGTGAATCACCGGCCCCAGACCGCCAAGTCTATATCACCCACTGCTATCTCGGGCCAGAGTCTTTTGACGGGACACATAAGCATTGCGACCTCCTATCAccgtcaccatcatcaacagcctccAATGGGGACGATGCATCTCTTCCGAGAGATGAGATTTCTTGAAACCAGGACAGAAATTGCAGATGTTCTTATGCTATTCCTCTAAAATAGAAACCAATCTCGTACTAGGGGTATGGGCAGAGTCTGCCGGTAAGGATTCCAGAAAGTATATGTCGTATGAACTTCACTGACTCGCTTTGTACCGACGTAGTTCCCACTTGCTTGATATACTATACCACACCAAAGCACAGGTCATAGGCCCGATGCTGACAAACGAAACTATGGCGAGACAGTTTCTGCCCAAGATGGAGAGTCTCCTCCGGCAGTGGGATGTAGACCTCGCCGAACCTACCAAAAAGCTTAGACTCCGAGTCATGTGCCTTCAAAAACATGTCCAAACATGTAAGGCGACCGTGAACTTTATCAACACCCAATCTTTTCGTCCGAACCCACTGCTTCATATCATGCCGCTGGCTCGGAGGCATCCTTTTCTCCACTGCCATCTAAAGATATCTTGCCTGCCTTACTCGCCGGTCGAGGTGAAGAGGTTACAGCTGGACTTCGACGCCGCCCGCCTCgccttggaagaagctgcaGATGATTTGCGGATTTACATTGCATTTGGATGCAGGGGAGCCACACGTCCTGCAACGAAGTGCACGTCAAGCTAGAATCGGGTGAAGAGATTAAATTCGACGACTCATACTGGGCGTCAGCTGTCGTGTTACCCACCATCTGAGCGACTTTTACCAGTATATCGAGCTGAGGCGACGTCCAGAGCTGCTACTtgtatattaaaaagttaaaatgtCTCTGCAGCAATACGCGAGGTATAGCCAATAAGGTCTCATAATGAGAATAACATAATATAATGCTTATTTTTCAGCATATCACGTATAAGGCGTCATACACAACGCCAAAAAAACACaataaatttaaaagcaagtcttgaGGTCATACAGCGCTGCTGCCTTCAACCTTATGATCCAACTgaaagtaatagattagatcgGGTCGCAAGGCAACGCAGAGCAGTATGAGGAACACAAAGTGAGAAAAAACACAGCTAATGAACACTTGGggctacttatatataacctggccatccaatccaacGGGAACGCTCCATTGTTTATGGCTATACCCAAATACAGCATTTCACAGAGGGCTGCGCCTCATAAGGCCGACAACCTCGACGAAGAGGGTGACGAAGATGGCCGCCTCAACGTGGATGAACAACACGATGCAGTCCTCAGCTAAGAGAGGTAGTCTAAATCAGCCGAGTATCTCCCAGACCAGAATGGACACTTCAAGAGCAAATTCACGCGGAACAGGAGTATCTTCAATGTGCCTGACAGTGGAAAGAAGCACTGGACTTTCTAAGTACTGCTGAGATTAGATGTGAGCTACAGAGGCCAGAATGGCCATGCTCGGGATGGTCCCTTGTGCTGCAGAAAACTCCAAGACTGGTGGCACTCGACTTCCAAGGCAAAGACGCGGGTCAGGACGGTCAATCCTTCTACGGAGCGCTTCGGGATCATCTTGACCTCGTTTTCGGAGAGACTGTCAGCGTTCACATGCGTCCAACTGACCAGAGGCGAAAATTCAACAAACTTGGGCCGAAACTATTATCGCGGCTCCTTTCATTACCAAATGGCTTATAGTTCTCCGTGTCATTCTTACTACACTGCTGATTCCTTCGACTGCAGATAGTGCGAAAAGTACTTATCTACCTTGACACCAGAGTCAAACCTTGCCATGCCCTCATCACGAGAAGGGGCAGAACAGGTTACTTCTGAAGCCGGCCAGCCCCAAGCTCGGCATAGTTGTAGCAAGCAATATATGGAAAACTCCCAGTGCCGCCAAGACTGACGCACCGGGCCAAGTGGCAACAGCGTACTTCGCTATAGGTCGCAAATCGGCCTTACAGCACTACTTATACTCTGGAAGATAATTCCCAGTGCCCTTAAAACGACGCCGATAGACTTTAGTGCAAGCCGATCAACAAGCTGAAAGTCATTAGCAAGATCCTGGGGCCCAACACTGCATGCCTAACCATCAGCAGCTCATCTCAACGGGACATCAAGATGGACGATGCTCAAAAGCTCGATTTGACCTAGAAAAATGCTTTTCCTGCACAATTAACCACCAAACCAGGAACAATGTACCCTGGCAGTCTTGCCTACTCAAGGCCAGAGGGGGCAGAGAAAGTTCGACGGTGATGGGTCATCCAATTATACTACACCCGTCCCAAGACAAAGCATGTATGAGTGGATATCAAAAAAAGAACGCGAAGCGTTAGATATCAGTGCCATAGACACCACCGCTATGTGCTTCAAAGGTCTCAAATGATCGACTCATGCCCAGCGACGCATGCATGTCCAGCGAACTCTGCGAACATGTCGACTGGCTCGAGGCTCTCCAGTCTTGCGAACAGCACTTTAATGAACTCCTCTCCGAAAACTTCGTTGAACTCTTCATTTCCTTTGCTGATAATTGTTCTTGTCGCTCGCTTTTAATCGCAACTATCAAAAGTGCGCTGGCAATCTTGGTCAGCTTGGCCAAGACCTATAAAATTTCCCGCAGACTACCTCGATTCAGCCCCTTTCACGACTTTGTCAAGTATCCACCAATTCTTTCTTACGATTTATCTGTTTCGTCAGATAAACTGGATGAATGAGCGGCTACCTGGAGAAGCACATTTCCCAAACACGAGAATGATGACCTGCACGCCCAGTAAGTCAGTCAGCTCGCGGAAAATCCAACTCTGACACCTCACTTAGCCGTCACCAAGATCTGCACCTACAGTGAGCATACCGCAGGAAACCAACCCATGACAGGATGCACGAACTGATGTGACTCAATCAAGCGAACCTTTACCTCATGTGGCCCCTacacaacaacatcattgcGCTCTAAAGCGACCACCATGACTTCGAGCACTACTGGAGAGGCCTTTCTTGACAACGGAGAAAGTTGCGCTCGCGAACAAGGTCACTGATGGCCTCGCGAAGACACTAAACGCTCGCACTACGAGAGAGGAACGATGGACTAGACATTGAGAGGCCATGTGTTCCTGTTCCCCATGATCAAAAGTTTGGAGAGAGAGGCGATGGCACTGAGAGAAGCGAGCCAGGGGATAATTGCAGGACGCCCCTTTCCCGGAACTTGACAATAGTGCTGTTCCAAGTACTCTATCCAAGCCCAAATGTTGCCAATAGATGAACGCTTTGCGCCTCGGAAGAAGATCGGCAGCAAAACAAGCATTGGAAAATGCATCTCATGGCGATTTTGAGTCGACTGCTATACACAGCTTTACACAACATACAGTCTTTTTGGAACCAGAAGTCAATATCAGAACAACTGGATATGTCGTTACAAATCTTATGCTTTCTGAAGCGTAGTCAAAGTGACGGTGTTTCTTCGTTGTCTTCTTCAGTCCCTGTTCTGTTCGAGATATCTTGGTGTTCTGTTCCAGAGAAACCTGCTACTTTACTGCATGTTCAGTATCTACGGCTCACTCGTCTCAAGAATCAAGTACACTGAAGTGCCAGATGTCGACATAGGCggagacgaagacgaggagaaaGAATTGCAAGCCAAAAGTGTTCacaacgaagatgacgatttCCACAGCGAAGTGTCGCTTCCGACGCAATAATTCACCTTTTTCAACAcctctttataaatattcaCTTTATTTGTGAGAATATAATGGTCATCACTAGAATCTGAATGGTTTGAGTAAGAAGGAGCGAGGTCttgtcaacaagctcaatctCATATCTGATGCGATTCTTTCGCCAGCTCCGAAAAGTTCTTCGGGGCTACTGAGGCCTTAATGTCAACCGACTTTCATTACATTTGCCCTTTATCACATTGAACCAGACAGTCTTCGACATTTCACGATGAATTTTGCAGCAGTGTTCCTTCAATGCCAGGGGCTATACCACGGAGGAAGCCAAGTTCTACCATGAAGTATCTCACATCGGTCCTTGATACACCAGAAAATGCCACAACCGCTGATGGCGGACAACAAGAACCGGATTGAGTTGTGAGTATTCCACGTGCAGCTTCGTATCTGTATGAATGTGGTACTGGCCTATTGAATATGGCGTGGGGATGAACAACGGTTCATTGAAGAGAACCGTCATCTCAACCATGGGCTGTTATGTTCATTGTTTCAGAAAGTCCCTAATAATTCTATACGCGGCACTCTACAACAGTCTTTGAGTATAACCAATAGGGTTTCCCTACAACGGCTACTATACCAATTCCTTCCAATTACCCGATTCTCAGGAATTAAGTCTCGCCACCTTTGTTGTTCACGAGGATATGGGCAGTGTCTACAAGCAATGGCTAGTATGTCGCAATCCCGACGGAAGAGTATTTCGTTCGAGATTTTACCTGGCATTTCTATGCATTCAATTGTTCTCCTCGCTTCCAAACCTACAATACAAAGCACAGATGTGAGATGTTATGAGCACACTGCACTGTTCGCCAGAATGCCTGCCCGTTGACACCCAGAGACCCTTGTCGAACAGTTGAGTTTTCCGGCGACAGCATGTTATCAATGGTGTGTTCGTTCAATAGAAAAGAGTATAAGAATATTGAGATACTCCAATCTATAACTGCGATAACCAACAGCTCTTCCAAGTCCTACAGCAATCAGATACAAGCAGATACAACACAAAATGTTCCAGCTCGTCAAGAAACTCTTCAAACGGCAGAGTCCCAACACTAGCATTGACTCTGACAATGAACCCAAGGGCGCATTTCATAGATTCGGTCAATTGCCTCAGGAAATCCAGAACTTGATCTGGGCTTATGCTCTATGTGTTGATGCTCCACGGGCCTACTTCGTGGATGTCAGGAAATTGTCTGACAACCCTCGAATACTAGAAATGGCACACTCTATCCCAGCAAGTCTCGGTAGttttcctcctccgccgGCTTCAAACCCAAAAGGTGATTATGACCTGATGCGAGTTTGCCGTGCATCATATCAAGAGATCACCCGCTGCTGGAACTTTTATCGGCCGCAAGTCCCTGCACGCATGATACTCGACAACTCGCATGACAATGCCCTGAGGGTGAAGAAATTAAGCAGCATTGATATCGACGCATCCAGCGACCTGGTCATTGTCGAGAGATGGTGTCACGGTAGTGACCGTGTAAGTGGGATCCAAGGCGCCGGAAATTACTGGCCACGTTGGAGGTCCATGATGTACGACGGTCTAAGAGGCATCCAAAAGGTAGCTATACCGGTCGGCGAAAATCTTAGTTTCACCGACCATTCTCGTTACCTGGCATGTGTGAAAGCCGCGTTTCCTGATATCGAAACAATATATTTCTGCGTGCAGCCAGCTCAACTAGTTCGTTACAAGTGGAGCCACATAGAGATGCCCGCCTCCCTGGTCACTCAACCATGGCCAGGCAATGAAGTCTTCAGGGCTCGCGGCCGCATATTCTACGAGATCAGTGCTTGGGACATGAAGGACGCTGGAATTGGCCCGGAAGACTTGGTTGAGCTGtggctgaggaagaggtggaggtggcagCGAGACGGCATACCTTGTATCAAGTTCATGACTTGGCAATGGATCCAGTGATTGACTCACTGGAAATTATGGGCTTTGGTCATTTGAGGTGGTTCACAACATTCAGGTAGAGAATAGACAGGTTGTCGTTTGAGTCTGATGATGTTTTCGGAGTTACGGTCTTGGGCATTTTATGGGGGGTGATGATGGTTCAAacatagaattaaaagatgATTCATAACGATACTTCCACTTCTCTCACAGTATATCTTTCTATTGAAAATAGTGACTCTTGTTATGTTCCGAGGTAAATCTATTCACCACTAACAGCTCTTGTAAGTGATGCACGTGATGCGGCAACCAAACCGCAGAACAGTCCCGCACGTGATCGCATGGAAGCTGCTCGGCAGTCCAGCAGCACCCTCTTTACGTACGTACCTCCCCTCCATCGCTCAAGTAAGTAACACGGCGAAACCGGAGCCATTAACTTTCGCTTCGTCGCAACACATACAATTCCTCGAAATCAATTCCTCTCTATTATTCTCTCCCTAAATTAGATCCTCTGTTTCTAAACTCGATTAAAAAATACTCGAAACGCCAGTCCCTTTACACCCGAGGCATCGAGAGCCATCATGATCTCGACCCCGCCACCCCGCTCTCTGCGCGACAAGTGTCTCGAGCTGCAGCAAAAGGTCGAAGCGTTcattgctgaggaggctgagacaCAGACATTGCGCGATGTACAAGATCAGGTCCGCAAGTCGATAGAGGTCGTGGATGAAGCGTTGCAGAGATATCGGTGCGTTTGTCGGATGGGAAGGTCGGATAAGGGCTGACGGAACCAGACCGGAACAAATATCGTTATCATATAATGGCGGAAAGGACTGTAAGTCGCATAACGAGGGTCCGGGGCTCTGTCAGAGTCCCTTTTACGGTCTTCCATCCACCAGCGAAAAATACTAATCATCCCAGGCCTCGTTCTTTtaatcctcctcctcgctcGCATGGGCCGGCATTACTATTCCACATCCGACACGACCAACGGCAGTTCCGAACTCACACCCCCCGAAAAGCTCCAATGCGTGTACATTGTTGCAGCGCATCCCTTTCCCGAAGTCGACACATTCGTCGAGACGTCCAGCGAAGAATACGGCCTCGAAGTCGCGCGCTACGTGTTACCGATGAAGAAGGGGCTGGAGATATACCTTGAGGAACGACCGAGTATCAAGGCTGTGTTTGTGGGAACGAGAAGAACGGATCCTCATGGCGAGAACCTGACGTTCTTTGATCCGACGGACGCTGGCTGGCCGTCGTTTATGAGAATACATCCTGTTATCGACTGGCATTATGGTAAGACTCCTCCCTGGCCCGAAATGCCTTGCTGACAGGCGTACAACGAACAATTGCTAACTCACTTTCTTACAGTTCAAATCTGGGCTGTAAGTCCCCACTACCGTCATGCGCCGAACGAACTAACATGTCCAGTTTATCCGACACCTCGGCATTGAGTATTGTCCTCTATACGACCAAGGCTACACGAGTCTAGGTGGTATAAAGGATACACATCCAAACCCCCATCTGAAGAAGCAGGGTCAAAACGGGCAGGGTTTCCGACCGGCATATGAACTAACTCAAGATAACGAAGAGCGACTGGGCCGTGATTCATGAGGTGACTGTATTTGTAAGGCATGTTGATGTTGCATAAGAAGGCATTTTATAGAGCATAGACTCGTGGCGTTTTGGGTAAATCGTCTCAATATCTCATCACATTTAGCTATCACATTGCTTCTGTGCTTGTCAGTCATGCGCCCGCTAGACCTCGTCCACAGGCACCTGGTCCACATACTCCTCCAGCCTCTTATACGTCTCATTCCTTATCTTTTCCGCTTCAGCtacatctccttctttttgTAGAAAGGCTTCTAGCTGCCACATATCATATATAACTTGCGGTGAAGTGCTCGAGTAGCCAAATTCTCGCAAGGCGATCTTGTTTCGCATTCTGTCCGCCACATTGACATCCAACCCCAGTTCTCTATCAACGTCCATCAGAACCTTCATTAAATAGGCCATAACCCTTGCTTGAAACCGTGTTTGGGACTGTGGTATTTCATCGCTTGGTTGCTCGTCAATCTCGTCGAGAACCCTACTCTTGAGTAAACCCAAACGCACGAGGCTTGACATGTTTGACTCTCCAAAGGTCATTGTGCAGCGATGCTGTATTGCCGAAACGCAGAGCGCTTTTGTGATCTCGTAGTCTCTCGGCGGTTCTGCATCCTCCGTCGAGTTGGGATCGTTGAATAGAACAGCCTGTCGAAAGTAGGAATCCTCGTGCGGAATCTTGCTCTTGACAGCTGAGAACCATTTATCAAGGCCATCCAGTTGATCCTCACCAAGTTTAATGCAGGAAGATTCCCAGACTAGGCGGTAGTACATGGCCAACAGCCTCGAGTCGTAGTTTCTGAATATTATATCCGCATTCAAACCCCAGGCCTGCTCAAGAAGGTTCATCTTCTCAAGTGTAGCATGCTTCTCCCAAAGATATACCGCTCTTTGCAAGctcttcagcatcttgatAACCGGATGCTGCATCTCATGGGTATTACTCGCCAGTTCGACCAGTTGCATGAGAAGCATACCAAGAAGCTGTGTCTGACCAAGCCGAACCATGTGATACATGATTTCCAAGACATTCCACATGAACAAAGGTGCCTCGACTTGCAGCATATTCTCAATATCAAGAAAGGCTTTTCGGGTCAAGCGGCCTGCTAGAACGCCTTTGCCTCGCTGTATGAGCTCAACGATAGTTCGGAAGGCGAAACTCAAGCCCTCTGGATCGTAACGATTGATTTTAACAGTTTGTGGTGACGAATGGATGTTTTGTGCGTGCAATCCATCGGTATAGAGAGATTCATAAAATGAATTACTCCAGTCGGATATACTTGTAAGAAATTCAAGACTGCTTGTCTCTAAAGGATCTGGGCTCGGGGAGAGAACAAGGGACTGGCTATGGCACAGCGCAGCGTCTGGCCACTTTTGAGTCTCTGGTGTATTTCTTGCACTCGGCATCCTGTACTTGCAAGTATTCTTCACATTTCTTGGTTTTGATTTATAGAACCCCCATTTTGTGAAGCGCCTCTTATACATCTGAACTCTGGGTTTCATATGAGCTTCCGATAATATCAGGTAGGTGGTTGATCTCACGATGCCTTGAAATTATGCTTTTCCTCCATGATCTGCATGATATGTCGAAGCTTTCTCCGATCTTTCATGTATAATCTCTCGATAATGGGGTAAACGGCTGTCCATTCTGCTTCTCCAT is from Fusarium musae strain F31 chromosome 4, whole genome shotgun sequence and encodes:
- a CDS encoding hypothetical protein (EggNog:ENOG41), which gives rise to MISTPPPRSLRDKCLELQQKVEAFIAEEAETQTLRDVQDQVRKSIEVVDEALQRYRPEQISLSYNGGKDCLVLLILLLARMGRHYYSTSDTTNGSSELTPPEKLQCVYIVAAHPFPEVDTFVETSSEEYGLEVARYVLPMKKGLEIYLEERPSIKAVFVGTRRTDPHGENLTFFDPTDAGWPSFMRIHPVIDWHYVQIWAFIRHLGIEYCPLYDQGYTSLGGIKDTHPNPHLKKQGQNGQGFRPAYELTQDNEERLGRDS
- a CDS encoding hypothetical protein (EggNog:ENOG41), with the translated sequence MFQLVKKLFKRQSPNTSIDSDNEPKGAFHRFGQLPQEIQNLIWAYALCVDAPRAYFVDVRKLSDNPRILEMAHSIPASLGSFPPPPASNPKGDYDLMRVCRASYQEITRCWNFYRPQVPARMILDNSHDNALRVKKLSSIDIDASSDLVIVERWCHGSDRAPEITGHVGGP
- a CDS encoding hypothetical protein (EggNog:ENOG41); this translates as MLQVEAPLFMWNVLEIMYHMVRLGQTQLLGMLLMQLVELASNTHEMQHPVIKMLKSLQRAVYLWEKHATLEKMNLLEQAWGLNADIIFRNYDSRLLAMYYRLVWESSCIKLGEDQLDGLDKWFSAVKSKIPHEDSYFRQAVLFNDPNSTEDAEPPRDYEITKALCVSAIQHRCTMTFGESNMSSLVRLGLLKSRVLDEIDEQPSDEIPQSQTRFQARVMAYLMKVLMDVDRELGLDVNVADRMRNKIALREFGYSSTSPQVIYDMWQLEAFLQKEGDVAEAEKIRNETYKRLEEYVDQVPVDEV